CATGTCTCCGCGAGCTCGGAAAGGGGACATGGTGGTACAAACCCACCGCTTTCTGCATGAGTTGGAGCACTGAAGAGTAGAGAGATAAGGAAATGCTGGAGCAGAAGGAGGAGACAGAACAGGATACGGGTAGGGAGTCACTGGGAAGTGTCCCGCTGTGGTGGTGAGAGCCTGAAGCTCTGCTTTGCTGGGTCGGGATGTCCCTGGGGAGCTTTTTGGTGCTTTTTGGTCCTTTTTGCTTGAATGTGCTTCTCCTGCTTCCAGGTAAGTCACAAATGCCGGGGGCTTTGGAGGGAGTGTGTCACCAACATGCAGGACGGGGTCAGGACCTGTGACCAGTATGACTCCATTTTGGCTGACCACCCAGGTAAGCTGCCATGGCCTGGAGGCATTTTTTAAGTTCACGGCTAAGagtttccccctcttcccttttcGAGAAGATGATCCTCTTTGCAAGGGCTGACCTTCGCCAGTCAGCGACGCAGGCCCACGGCCGCTCTCGGTCTCCTGCCGCATCAGCACGGCCTGCGCAACCACCCACGGTTCAGCCAGCTCTGCCACGGGGCCACCAAGCAGGAGAAAGGCCACGAAGATGTGCCACCTCGCAAGGAAGGGGTTTTGGCACACAGAGCCCCAGGCACAGCTCCTGCCCCCCCATCGCATGGTGGGATTTGCAACCCCACTGGTGTCGCGTGCAGGGGTGAGGACCATCTCCCACCGGCCAAGGACTTGTGTCCTCAGCTCACGGATAGTCATAACGTGGTATGGAGACTTCTCCGGGACTGCAGAGGCAGATCAGGCCTTGCACAGGAGAACCCTTGTGCGGGGTACTTGACGTGGGACAACACAGATTCGGGCAGGGGGGAAGGGAACAAGAAGTCAGCGTGGACCACGCGGGGCTGTCGTGCGGCTCTggggaaaaagctttgcagggaGAAGTCCCAGTGCACGCAGCTGGTGACGCGAACCCTGCCAGCTCCCCTATTTCTCACTGGTACGTCGGCATTTGCCGTTCAAAACACCAGCTACGCAACTTGGAGGAAAAAACCAGACAGTCTGGACAGTAGCATCTTCTGTCCAAGCCTGTGCAAGAAAGTCTTGAGTAGGTGCCCACATCCCTGTTGGTGCACCTCAAGTTGTTTGGGTTCTTGAGCTGGTCCAGTCAGTCCTGTTGCAAGGTTTCAGATGAGCCTGGTGAGCACCCTGCCGAGGTACGGCACGTCAGGCAGGGAGTCGGTGGGTCCCAATGTAGACATCTCCTATGGACGTGCCAACTGATGAGCTGGATGgttccagcagggacacaggcagAAATCTGGAGTAGTGACACCAGTTCCTCTCACCATTCCTGTGTCCCGTTTTtccgccccaccccccccttccctgcccagtGAAGATCGTGGTGACCCGGACCCTGCTGATCACCGCAGACCTCCTGGCTGGCCTGGCCTTGGCTACGTTGCTGCTTGGACTCGACTGCATCAAGTTCCTCAAAGAAGAGCCTCGTGTCAAACTGAAGATGTGCTACGGGGCTGGCGTCATCCTTGGCGTGGGGAGTGCGTGTCTGGGAGAGCTCGGGGGCAGATGGAGCTCGTGTCCCCCGGGGAGAGGGGTGGGATGCCGGGAGCTAGGGACACCCCCTCAGAGGGGTCTTTGGCAGGGGGGTGTATGGTTCTTTCTTAACCAGCCCCCTTCCTCCTAGGCATCCTGGGACTTGTGGGCTCCGTGTGGTACGCGGTGGACGTCTACGTGGAGAGGGCCATGCTGGTGTCGCACAACATATTCCTGGGAGTCCACTACGACTTCGGGTGGTCGTGCTGGCTGGGGATGGCTGGCTCGATGGGCTGCCTCGTGGCATCCGTCCTGCTGACCTGCTGCCTCTACGCCTGCACGGGTCAGtctgtcccatcccacctccaGTAGCTTTTTGCCCTGCAGGGACGTACGTGGggtgaaggagcagctcagagGGTGCAGGACCTCCTGGCAGGGTCCAGCCAAACCAAGGGAACCCCTTGGTGTCTGGCCTGCGCCCCGCGAGGGCATGGAGGGGGGGTCACCCCAGGCAGGACTGGGCTGAGTGAGGACCCCATAACCCCTGCGA
This is a stretch of genomic DNA from Larus michahellis chromosome 16, bLarMic1.1, whole genome shotgun sequence. It encodes these proteins:
- the LOC141732153 gene encoding claudin-16-like; amino-acid sequence: MSAALQMTAFGLALLSTLFLLLATCTDCWMVNADDSLEVSHKCRGLWRECVTNMQDGVRTCDQYDSILADHPVKIVVTRTLLITADLLAGLALATLLLGLDCIKFLKEEPRVKLKMCYGAGVILGVGSILGLVGSVWYAVDVYVERAMLVSHNIFLGVHYDFGWSCWLGMAGSMGCLVASVLLTCCLYACTDTSSRWQPQRPSQPWGRTATSKMYAMDSRV